The genomic window GGACCGGTACGCGGTCACGGTCTCCCGGGTGAAGTAGTAGTAGTGCAGGTACTCATTGGGGATCGCGCCGAGCGAGGTCAGCCACTCGGCGCCGAAGAGCCGGCCCTCCTCGAACGAGCCGAGGGCGTCGGGGTCGGCGAGCAGCCGGGGGAGCGCGTCGCGGCCCGCGATGCGCAGTCCCCGCAGCCAGCCGAGGTGGTTGAGCCCGACGTAGTCGATCCAGGCGTCGGCGGGGTCGGCGACGCCGAGGGCGCGGGCCACGCGACGGCCGAGGCCGACCGGCGAGTCGCAGATGCCGATGACGCGGTCGCCGAGCACCCGGGACATGGCCTCGGTGACCAGCCCGGCCGGGTTGGTGAAGTTGATGGTCCAGGCGTCCGGCGCGAGCGCGGCGATCCGGCGGGCGATGCCCATGGCCACGGGCACCGTCCGCAGCCCGTACGCGACACCGCCCGCGCCGACCGTCTCCTGGCCCAGCACCCCCTCGGCCAGGGCGACGCGCTCGTCGGCCGCGCGGCCTTCGAGACCGCCGACGCGGATCGCGGAGAAGACGAAGTCGGCGCCGCGCAGGGCCTCGTCGAGGCCGGTGGCGACGGTGACCTCCGGGGCGCCGTCGATCCCGGCGGCCTGCTCGGCGAGCACGGCGCCGATCGCCGCCGGCCGGGCCGGGTCGACGTCGTGCAGGGTGACGTGGGTGACCGGGCCCTCGGCGCGGTCGGCGAGCAGCGCGCCGTACACCAGCGGCACACGGAAGCCTCCGCCGCCGAGAATCGTCAGCCTCATGCCGTGACCGTCCTCGTCCCTCGACCGTGCCCGTGATCGAGCCCGTGTCCGTACCGTGCCCGCGACGTGCTCGCCACCCACGCTGTCACTCTTCGAGGCGCCGGCTCAATCACCGCGGCAGGAGTCGTTGATTGCCGGGCCGCAGCCCGTTGGATTCTGTCGGATTCCGTTGGATACTGTCCGGGCCGGCACGACAGGCGACCTGGCAGATGGAGAGCCGCGATGACCTTCAGCAGTCCCGTACGCCCCTGGGCATCCCCCGAGCTGACGAGCTGGCAGCGGCTGCCGATGCACGCCGTCGACCGCCGGCCCGGCTCCGTGTCCCTCGACGGGACCTGGCGCTTCCAACTGCTGCCCGCGCCCGACGCGGAGCCCGGCCCGCAGTGGGACGAGGCTCCGGTCCCCGGCTGCTGGACCATGCACGACCCGCGCGACCTGCCGCACTACACCAATGTGCAGATGCCCTTCCCGCACC from Streptomyces formicae includes these protein-coding regions:
- a CDS encoding 6-phospho-beta-glucosidase, coding for MRLTILGGGGFRVPLVYGALLADRAEGPVTHVTLHDVDPARPAAIGAVLAEQAAGIDGAPEVTVATGLDEALRGADFVFSAIRVGGLEGRAADERVALAEGVLGQETVGAGGVAYGLRTVPVAMGIARRIAALAPDAWTINFTNPAGLVTEAMSRVLGDRVIGICDSPVGLGRRVARALGVADPADAWIDYVGLNHLGWLRGLRIAGRDALPRLLADPDALGSFEEGRLFGAEWLTSLGAIPNEYLHYYYFTRETVTAYRSAGQTRGAFLRDQQAAFYAEPSLKSWEATRAEREATYMADSRATAGAGERAPADLGPGSGGYEQVALALMRAIARDERATLILNVRNGTTLSLLDADAVIEVPCLVDANGAHPYAAAPLPGHAAGLVTSVKTVEREVIAAADSGSRAAAVRAFALHPLVDSVTVARRLLDGYTHAHPGLAYLDRK